From the genome of Hymenobacter cellulosilyticus, one region includes:
- a CDS encoding alpha/beta hydrolase codes for MSESQERRLTVIRSARYYQSGELSAATRRVWFVCHGYGQLAAYFIRHFHRLTRADKATVVIAPEGLSRFYLNGTSGRVGATWMTKEDRLAEIDDYVAYLNQLARAVLAECSPETTVTVLGFSQGAATVSRWLARTFFRPARLILWAGAFPPDVDFTVASHLLRQLPVTLVCGTQDAYIDEAALAQQQEFLHKLG; via the coding sequence ATGTCCGAATCGCAGGAACGGCGGCTGACGGTAATCCGCTCGGCCCGCTATTACCAGTCGGGTGAGCTGAGCGCGGCCACGCGCCGGGTGTGGTTTGTGTGCCACGGCTACGGGCAGCTGGCGGCCTACTTTATCCGCCACTTCCACCGCCTCACCCGCGCCGACAAGGCCACCGTCGTAATTGCGCCGGAAGGTTTGTCGCGCTTTTACCTGAACGGCACCAGCGGCCGGGTCGGGGCCACCTGGATGACTAAGGAAGACCGCTTGGCCGAAATTGACGACTACGTGGCCTACCTAAACCAGCTGGCCCGTGCTGTCCTGGCCGAGTGCTCCCCGGAGACAACCGTGACAGTGCTGGGCTTTTCGCAGGGCGCCGCTACCGTCAGTCGGTGGCTGGCCCGCACCTTTTTCCGCCCGGCCCGCCTTATCCTCTGGGCCGGCGCCTTTCCTCCGGATGTCGACTTCACCGTAGCTTCTCACCTGCTCCGGCAGCTGCCCGTCACGCTGGTTTGCGGCACCCAGGATGCCTATATCGACGAGGCAGCTCTGGCCCAGCAGCAGGAATTTCTGCACAAGCTGGGGTAG
- a CDS encoding cytidine deaminase yields the protein MAHPLHLTITVEVLASEAELSPAEATTWQQARAATDQAYAPYSHFHVGTALLLDNGTIHKGTNQENAAYPSGLCAERTALFGLAASQPERRILCMAVAARPANGDFVAVTSCGACRQVMTEYENRQGSPIPLLLPGPNNTIYRFRSLADLLPFQFSASDLPR from the coding sequence ATGGCCCACCCGCTCCATCTGACCATCACCGTCGAGGTGCTGGCTTCCGAAGCCGAACTCTCTCCCGCCGAAGCAACCACGTGGCAACAGGCCCGTGCCGCCACCGACCAGGCCTACGCGCCCTACTCCCACTTCCACGTAGGAACCGCGCTGCTGCTCGATAATGGCACCATTCATAAAGGTACCAATCAGGAAAACGCGGCTTACCCCTCGGGGCTCTGTGCCGAGCGCACGGCCTTGTTTGGCCTGGCCGCCTCCCAGCCCGAGCGCCGCATCCTGTGCATGGCCGTGGCTGCCCGCCCCGCAAACGGCGACTTTGTAGCCGTGACGTCCTGCGGGGCCTGCCGCCAGGTTATGACCGAATACGAAAACCGCCAGGGCTCTCCCATTCCATTGCTGCTGCCCGGCCCGAACAACACCATCTACCGGTTCCGCTCCCTGGCCGATCTGCTGCCCTTCCAGTTTTCGGCCAGCGACCTGCCCCGGTAG
- a CDS encoding saccharopine dehydrogenase C-terminal domain-containing protein — protein sequence MGLADATPAQLLERLLTEKWQLQDGDHDMIVMQHTLDYNLGGVPHRWESSLVVLGDDAVHTAMAKTVGLPVAMAVRRLAAGLVKQRGVVIPTEPSLYEPILDELAADYGIRFEEHEVSLQPLAQA from the coding sequence GTGGGGCTGGCCGACGCTACGCCGGCCCAGCTGCTGGAACGGCTGCTCACCGAAAAGTGGCAGCTGCAGGACGGGGACCACGATATGATTGTGATGCAGCACACGCTCGACTACAACCTCGGCGGCGTGCCCCACCGTTGGGAATCGTCGCTGGTGGTGCTCGGCGACGACGCCGTTCACACAGCCATGGCCAAAACCGTGGGCTTACCCGTGGCAATGGCCGTGCGCCGCCTGGCGGCCGGGCTAGTAAAGCAGCGGGGCGTGGTTATTCCGACCGAACCGAGCTTGTATGAGCCCATCCTGGACGAGCTGGCGGCTGACTATGGCATTCGGTTCGAGGAGCACGAGGTGAGTTTGCAACCCCTGGCGCAGGCCTGA
- a CDS encoding ATP-binding cassette domain-containing protein, whose product MLSIQNLGKSYGPQQVLQGVNLTLRPGSIHGLVGANGAGKTTLLHCLYGLLTDYSGQIQETTGLAIRDHTGVLPYEPYFYPRLTGREYLEFCLQARHRPGSTLRPGTACWSCRSTSMRRNIRPA is encoded by the coding sequence ATGCTTAGTATTCAAAATCTGGGTAAGAGCTACGGCCCGCAGCAGGTATTGCAGGGCGTGAATCTAACCCTGCGGCCCGGTTCTATCCACGGACTGGTGGGTGCCAACGGGGCTGGCAAAACGACCCTGCTGCACTGCCTCTATGGGCTGCTGACCGACTATTCGGGGCAGATTCAGGAAACCACCGGGCTGGCCATCCGGGACCATACCGGCGTGCTGCCCTACGAGCCCTACTTTTACCCCCGCCTTACCGGCCGCGAATACCTGGAGTTCTGCCTGCAGGCCCGGCACCGCCCCGGGTCGACTTTACGGCCTGGAACAGCCTGCTGGAGCTGCCGCTCGACCAGTATGCGGAGGAATATTCGGCCGGCATGA
- a CDS encoding tRNA1(Val) (adenine(37)-N6)-methyltransferase produces the protein MANTYFRFKHFTIDQAECAMKVCTDACVLGAAARLTTARRILDIGTGTGLLALMAAQRNPAALIDAVEIEPQAAAQATANVASSPWASRVQVRDGSLAEWATTAPPAYDHILCNPPFFRESLRSPSAARTTARHTAADTLTFAELAGFAAQFLTPAGQLSVLLPPPEMQHFERAAAQAGLFPQQRLVLSHRPGSKPLRHITHFNPQARPTEQELLAIHEADSEAYSAGFRDLLRDFYLAF, from the coding sequence TTGGCTAATACCTATTTCCGCTTCAAGCACTTTACCATCGACCAGGCCGAGTGCGCCATGAAAGTGTGCACCGATGCCTGCGTGCTGGGCGCCGCCGCCCGCCTGACGACGGCCCGCCGCATTCTGGATATCGGCACGGGCACCGGGTTGCTGGCCCTGATGGCGGCCCAGCGCAATCCCGCAGCCCTTATTGACGCGGTGGAGATTGAGCCCCAGGCAGCGGCCCAGGCCACCGCCAATGTCGCCAGCAGCCCCTGGGCCAGCCGGGTGCAGGTGCGCGACGGTAGCTTGGCTGAGTGGGCAACCACCGCCCCACCCGCCTACGACCATATTCTGTGCAACCCGCCTTTTTTCCGGGAGTCGCTCCGTTCCCCGTCGGCGGCCCGCACCACGGCCCGGCACACGGCTGCCGATACCCTGACGTTTGCGGAGCTGGCGGGGTTTGCCGCCCAGTTTCTGACACCCGCCGGACAATTGAGCGTACTACTGCCGCCCCCGGAAATGCAGCATTTTGAGCGGGCCGCCGCTCAGGCCGGTCTTTTTCCCCAGCAGCGTTTGGTGCTGAGTCACCGGCCCGGCAGCAAGCCGTTGCGCCATATTACCCACTTTAACCCCCAGGCCCGGCCCACTGAGCAGGAGCTATTAGCCATTCACGAGGCCGATAGTGAGGCCTATTCGGCCGGTTTCCGGGACCTATTGCGCGACTTTTACCTCGCCTTCTAG
- a CDS encoding acyltransferase family protein has product MKPAAYFPALTGFRAVAALCVFLFHFPPVPATGELVPNGLHAFFREGHIGVSLFFSLSGFLIGRRYSQQNFSGPALRTYLYRRWARIYPVFFLVTTATFGFSKLYQQDDALRLYLVNITLLKGFLPSYAFSGVAQTWSLTVEECFYLLAPGLFWLSRRASRRWWAGAALGLALLGFLVYGVFFPAAEPGFPRFHFMLITTIFGRSTEFLLGATAALVPAGRLRGRATWLGSLALLGVSALLVTVQLQTGKVGIDTPGGVALNNLVLPAATALLLYGLACETTWLQHLLSTAAFQHLGRASYCFYLLHMGFLHDFLLGWLPTGWPTALHYGLVLLLTIAASLALYQLVEQPLHRWLLGRRRRLLVAG; this is encoded by the coding sequence ATGAAGCCGGCCGCTTACTTCCCCGCCCTGACGGGTTTCCGGGCAGTAGCGGCGTTGTGCGTCTTTCTGTTTCATTTTCCGCCGGTGCCCGCCACCGGGGAGCTGGTGCCCAATGGGCTGCACGCCTTTTTCCGGGAAGGTCATATCGGGGTGTCCTTGTTCTTTTCCCTCAGCGGCTTTCTAATTGGCCGGCGCTACTCCCAGCAGAATTTTTCCGGCCCGGCCCTGCGCACCTACCTCTACCGGCGCTGGGCCCGGATTTACCCGGTGTTTTTCCTGGTCACCACCGCCACGTTTGGCTTCAGCAAGCTCTACCAGCAGGACGATGCACTGCGGCTCTATCTGGTCAACATCACGCTGCTAAAGGGCTTTTTGCCCAGCTATGCCTTTTCCGGCGTGGCCCAGACCTGGTCACTGACGGTGGAGGAATGCTTCTATCTGTTGGCGCCGGGCTTGTTCTGGCTGAGTCGGCGCGCTTCCCGGCGCTGGTGGGCCGGCGCAGCGCTGGGGCTGGCGCTACTGGGTTTCCTGGTCTACGGCGTGTTTTTCCCTGCCGCGGAGCCCGGCTTTCCCCGCTTTCACTTCATGCTAATCACCACCATTTTTGGACGCAGCACGGAGTTTTTGCTGGGCGCCACCGCTGCTCTGGTACCGGCGGGCCGACTGCGGGGCCGGGCTACCTGGCTCGGCAGTCTGGCCTTGCTGGGAGTAAGCGCCCTGCTCGTCACGGTTCAGCTTCAAACCGGTAAGGTTGGCATTGATACGCCCGGGGGCGTGGCCCTCAACAACCTGGTGCTGCCGGCTGCTACTGCCCTGCTGCTCTACGGGCTGGCTTGCGAAACGACATGGTTGCAGCACCTGCTCAGCACGGCGGCTTTCCAGCACCTAGGCCGAGCTTCCTACTGCTTCTACCTGCTGCACATGGGCTTTCTGCACGATTTTCTGCTGGGTTGGCTGCCCACCGGCTGGCCCACGGCCCTGCACTACGGGCTAGTCTTGCTCCTGACAATAGCGGCTTCTCTGGCCCTGTATCAGCTGGTGGAGCAGCCCCTGCACCGCTGGCTGCTAGGCCGACGCCGACGGCTGTTAGTAGCCGGATAG
- the rnhA gene encoding ribonuclease HI, which yields MIQLFTDGSSRGNPGPGGYGAILRYGAHEKEITQGFRLTTNNRMELLAVIVGLEAVTRPEIPITVTTDSKYVVDAVEKKWVFGWAAKPDFGKKANEDLWRRFIKIYKQRKVQFRWVRGHNGHPENERCDALAVRSAVHGPLLIDAGYEAAAAQLS from the coding sequence ATGATTCAACTGTTTACTGACGGCTCGTCGCGGGGCAACCCGGGGCCCGGCGGCTACGGCGCTATTCTGCGCTACGGGGCCCACGAAAAGGAAATTACCCAGGGCTTCCGGCTCACCACCAACAACCGAATGGAGCTGCTGGCCGTCATTGTGGGCCTGGAGGCCGTTACCCGTCCCGAAATTCCGATTACCGTCACCACCGACTCGAAATACGTGGTGGATGCCGTGGAGAAGAAGTGGGTATTCGGCTGGGCCGCCAAGCCCGACTTCGGCAAGAAGGCCAACGAGGATTTGTGGCGGCGCTTCATCAAGATATATAAGCAGCGCAAGGTGCAGTTTCGCTGGGTGCGCGGCCACAACGGCCACCCCGAAAACGAGCGGTGCGACGCGCTGGCCGTGCGCAGTGCCGTGCACGGCCCCCTGCTTATCGATGCCGGCTACGAAGCTGCCGCGGCCCAGCTTTCATGA
- a CDS encoding MarC family protein, which translates to MFSLKEIFSVTLTLFAVIDILGSIPIIIQIRQREGKIHSEKATLVAGILMVVFLFLGQSILSLFGVDYQSFALAGAIIIFLIGMEMILGIELFRNDPTTRTGSIVPLAFPIIVGAGTMTTLLSLRAAYSLPNVLVGIALNLVFVFIVLKSSAWIERKLGKAGEDILRRVFGVILLAIAIKLFKSNF; encoded by the coding sequence ATGTTCTCTCTCAAGGAAATCTTTTCGGTTACGCTCACGCTCTTTGCGGTGATTGATATTCTGGGCTCCATCCCGATTATCATTCAGATCCGGCAGCGCGAGGGCAAGATTCACTCCGAGAAGGCCACGCTGGTGGCGGGTATTCTGATGGTGGTGTTCCTGTTTCTGGGCCAGAGCATCTTGTCCTTGTTCGGGGTCGACTACCAGTCGTTTGCCCTGGCCGGCGCCATCATCATCTTCCTCATCGGCATGGAAATGATTCTGGGCATTGAGCTATTCCGAAACGACCCCACCACCCGCACCGGCTCCATCGTGCCCCTGGCGTTTCCCATCATCGTGGGGGCCGGCACCATGACCACCCTGCTTTCCCTGCGGGCGGCCTACTCCCTGCCCAACGTGCTGGTAGGCATTGCCCTGAACCTGGTGTTTGTCTTCATAGTGCTCAAAAGCTCGGCCTGGATTGAGCGCAAGCTCGGCAAAGCCGGCGAAGACATCCTGCGCCGCGTGTTCGGCGTGATTCTGCTGGCCATTGCCATCAAGCTGTTTAAATCGAACTTCTAA
- a CDS encoding aminotransferase class V-fold PLP-dependent enzyme translates to MRQTVADLKTKLNIPQDYTVFFLSSATECWEVLAQSLTPTKSFHLYSGAFGEKWFEYAKALRPASIGQQFGIDELPEVYTLPLPDDSVDLVCITQNETSNATQLRDGFILNLYNRLGNALLAVDATSSLGGIQMKYIKADIWYGSVQKCFGLPAGLGIMVLSPRAVARFRQINERSHYNSLVAQYEKMLNYQTTHTPNVLGIYLLSRVLTDREPIKAVHQHLLDRATKLYDYFDQATQLTPLVTNPETRSTTVIGLQGPPALIDEVKRRAKEQGLLLGNGYGNWKSNSLRIANFPAIPDAAYEQLVQFFAREFA, encoded by the coding sequence ATGCGGCAGACCGTGGCCGACCTGAAAACCAAGCTCAACATCCCGCAGGACTACACCGTGTTTTTCCTGAGCTCGGCCACCGAGTGCTGGGAAGTGCTGGCCCAGAGCCTGACGCCCACCAAGAGCTTCCACCTCTACAGCGGGGCTTTCGGCGAAAAGTGGTTTGAGTACGCCAAGGCCTTGCGCCCGGCCAGCATCGGCCAGCAGTTCGGCATCGACGAGCTGCCGGAGGTTTACACCCTGCCCCTGCCCGACGACTCCGTGGACCTGGTCTGCATCACCCAGAACGAAACCTCCAACGCCACCCAGCTGCGCGACGGATTCATTCTGAACCTCTACAACCGCCTGGGCAACGCCCTGCTGGCCGTGGATGCCACCTCGTCCTTGGGCGGTATTCAGATGAAGTACATCAAGGCCGACATCTGGTACGGCTCGGTGCAGAAGTGCTTCGGCCTGCCCGCCGGCCTGGGTATCATGGTGTTGTCGCCGCGGGCGGTGGCGCGCTTCCGCCAGATCAACGAGCGGAGCCACTACAACAGCCTGGTGGCTCAGTACGAGAAGATGCTCAACTACCAGACCACGCACACGCCCAACGTGCTGGGCATTTACCTGCTCAGCCGGGTGCTCACCGACCGGGAGCCCATCAAGGCCGTGCACCAGCACCTGCTCGACCGCGCCACCAAGCTCTACGACTACTTCGACCAGGCCACTCAGCTCACCCCGCTGGTGACCAACCCCGAAACTCGCTCCACCACCGTCATCGGCCTGCAGGGCCCGCCCGCCCTGATTGATGAGGTGAAGCGCCGCGCCAAAGAACAGGGCCTGCTGCTGGGCAACGGCTACGGCAACTGGAAGTCGAACTCGTTGCGCATCGCCAACTTCCCGGCCATTCCCGACGCGGCTTATGAGCAGCTGGTGCAGTTTTTCGCCCGCGAATTCGCTTAA
- the aroQ gene encoding type II 3-dehydroquinate dehydratase: protein MQILIINGPNLNLLGRREPGIYGTRSFDEYLPELREAFPDFTLEYFQSNHEGELIDKIHEVGFTYHGIVLNAGAYTHTSLALADALAAIDSPVVEVHLSNVAAREEIRHKSLIGKNCVGSISGFKLDSYRLALHYFEGLRPKRVGFRV from the coding sequence ATGCAAATCTTAATCATCAACGGCCCCAACCTCAACCTGCTGGGCCGCCGCGAGCCGGGCATCTACGGCACCCGCTCCTTCGACGAATACCTGCCCGAGCTGCGCGAGGCGTTTCCCGACTTCACGCTGGAGTACTTTCAGAGCAACCACGAGGGCGAGCTGATCGACAAGATTCACGAGGTAGGCTTCACCTACCATGGCATCGTGCTCAACGCCGGCGCCTACACCCACACCAGCCTGGCCCTGGCCGATGCCCTGGCCGCTATCGACTCGCCCGTGGTGGAAGTGCACCTCTCTAACGTGGCCGCCCGCGAGGAAATCCGCCACAAGAGCCTGATCGGCAAAAACTGCGTCGGCAGCATCAGCGGCTTCAAGCTCGACAGCTACCGCCTAGCCCTGCACTACTTCGAGGGCCTGCGTCCCAAGCGCGTGGGCTTTCGGGTGTGA
- the xerD gene encoding site-specific tyrosine recombinase XerD: protein MANWSVSIKQFEGYLQLEKSLSANSVEAYVRDIGKLRQYLEISKLPASPAQVTTRILRDFLAWLGELGMSATSQARTLSGIKAFYSFMIMEDLLTLDPTDTLEAPKVGRKLPDTLSYEEITRVLEAVDMSTNEGTRNRAILETLYSSGLRVSELTELRLSNLYADQGFVRVTGKGNKERLVPIGRDALKYIGFYISGVRCHLDIQPGHEDFVFLNRRGTKLSRVMIFNIIKDLVDKAGVQKVVSPHTFRHSFATHLIEGGADLRAVQEMLGHESITTTEIYTHLDRDYLRQIITEFHPRS, encoded by the coding sequence ATGGCCAACTGGTCTGTCAGCATCAAGCAGTTCGAAGGCTACCTGCAACTGGAAAAGTCGCTTTCCGCCAACTCCGTGGAGGCCTACGTGCGCGACATCGGCAAGCTGCGCCAGTATCTGGAAATATCGAAGCTGCCGGCCTCCCCAGCCCAGGTCACGACCCGCATTCTACGCGACTTTCTGGCCTGGCTCGGCGAGCTGGGCATGAGTGCCACCTCCCAGGCCCGCACGCTTTCCGGCATCAAGGCGTTCTACAGCTTTATGATAATGGAGGACTTGCTCACCCTGGACCCCACCGACACGCTGGAAGCGCCCAAAGTAGGCCGTAAGCTGCCCGACACGCTCAGCTACGAGGAAATAACCCGGGTGCTGGAAGCCGTGGATATGAGCACCAACGAGGGCACCCGCAACCGGGCCATTCTGGAAACCTTGTACTCCTCGGGTCTGCGCGTTTCGGAGCTGACGGAGCTGCGCCTCTCCAACCTCTACGCCGACCAGGGCTTCGTGCGCGTGACCGGCAAGGGCAACAAGGAGCGGCTGGTGCCCATCGGCCGCGACGCGCTCAAGTACATCGGCTTTTACATCAGCGGGGTGCGATGCCACCTCGATATTCAGCCCGGCCACGAGGATTTTGTGTTTCTGAACCGGCGCGGCACCAAGCTTTCCCGGGTCATGATTTTCAACATTATCAAGGACCTGGTAGACAAGGCCGGGGTGCAGAAGGTAGTGAGCCCGCACACGTTCCGGCACAGCTTCGCCACCCACCTCATCGAGGGCGGGGCCGACCTGCGGGCCGTGCAGGAAATGCTGGGTCACGAGAGTATCACCACCACCGAAATCTACACCCACCTCGACCGGGACTACCTGCGCCAGATTATCACCGAGTTTCACCCCCGCAGCTAA
- a CDS encoding DUF6044 family protein: MPTPRRFVSPLGWALLALALFLLPFALLQERSYVTLDDNLDVELTIPYLLTRHHMALDYGPTTVLEPVMNGLPRNALRPGLSVTMLLFGVLEPLPAYLVQQALVRLLGLLGMYALLRRHLLRGPTKQAAAAGLALAWAVLPFYSIYGLSVLGQPWLLYAFLNLRRGQGRLRDWLLIAAFPFWSMFIFVGPFVAVGLGLLLLWDLRQGRRWSWPVVGGLGLLLGLYMVVEYPLLYSLLVAKQFVPHRLEFNLSQLGPQSWGGALKSAGQYFLLGQYHASQFFRGVILLALALTLLSRHRLEPARRRQLLALLVALLAVALFCGFYPLLMEPLQRVVPALGSFNLTRFHFLTALLGFVLLALCLQVLPDKRVVMGLVVMQIFVGLVMNTEWLHNLRELAGRPKATEPNYQQFVAAPLFARVQDTIRQATGLAPRSYRLACLGLPPAIAQLNGFYTLDSYQNNYPLAYKHAFRPIIAGELAKSAALQSYFDHWGNRCYLFSAELGKNFRVGAFQRGVVQDFAFDAGAFQRLGGRYVLAAARLAHPARSGLTPRGEFSARNAYWHLYLYEVQP, encoded by the coding sequence ATGCCCACACCTCGTCGTTTTGTAAGCCCGCTGGGCTGGGCTTTGCTGGCCCTTGCGCTGTTTCTGCTGCCTTTTGCCCTCTTGCAGGAGCGCAGCTACGTCACCCTCGACGACAACCTCGACGTGGAGCTGACCATTCCCTACCTGCTCACCCGCCACCACATGGCCCTCGACTACGGGCCCACCACGGTACTGGAGCCGGTCATGAATGGGCTGCCGCGCAACGCCCTGCGGCCCGGTCTGAGCGTGACGATGCTGCTGTTTGGCGTGCTGGAGCCTTTACCGGCCTACCTGGTGCAGCAGGCCCTGGTGCGTTTGTTGGGGCTGCTGGGCATGTACGCGCTGCTGCGCCGTCACCTGCTGCGGGGCCCTACTAAGCAGGCCGCGGCGGCGGGCCTGGCCCTGGCCTGGGCCGTGCTGCCGTTTTATTCCATTTACGGCCTTTCCGTGCTGGGCCAGCCCTGGCTCTTGTACGCGTTTCTGAACCTGCGGCGGGGGCAAGGCCGCCTGCGCGACTGGCTGCTGATTGCAGCTTTCCCTTTCTGGTCCATGTTCATCTTCGTGGGGCCGTTTGTCGCCGTAGGCCTCGGGCTGCTGCTGCTCTGGGACTTGCGCCAGGGCCGGCGCTGGTCGTGGCCCGTGGTGGGTGGGCTCGGGCTGCTGCTGGGGCTGTATATGGTAGTTGAATATCCGCTGCTGTATTCCTTGCTGGTCGCCAAACAGTTTGTGCCCCACCGGCTGGAGTTTAACTTGAGCCAATTAGGGCCCCAGAGTTGGGGTGGGGCGCTGAAGTCGGCAGGGCAGTACTTTTTACTGGGGCAGTACCACGCCAGCCAGTTTTTCCGCGGCGTCATATTGTTGGCTCTGGCCTTGACGCTGCTGAGCCGCCACCGCCTGGAGCCGGCCCGCCGCCGGCAACTGCTGGCCCTGCTGGTCGCGCTACTGGCCGTGGCGTTGTTCTGCGGATTCTACCCGCTGCTGATGGAGCCACTGCAGCGCGTTGTACCCGCCCTGGGTAGCTTCAACCTGACCCGCTTCCACTTTCTGACGGCCTTGCTCGGGTTTGTGCTGCTGGCGTTGTGCCTGCAAGTGTTGCCTGATAAAAGAGTAGTTATGGGCTTGGTTGTCATGCAGATATTCGTGGGTTTGGTTATGAATACGGAGTGGCTGCACAACCTGCGGGAGCTGGCTGGGCGGCCGAAGGCTACCGAGCCCAACTACCAGCAGTTCGTGGCCGCTCCGCTGTTTGCCCGCGTGCAGGATACCATCCGGCAAGCCACCGGTCTGGCCCCGCGCAGTTACCGTCTGGCCTGCCTGGGCCTGCCACCAGCCATTGCCCAGCTCAATGGGTTTTACACCCTGGACAGTTACCAGAACAACTACCCGCTGGCCTACAAGCACGCCTTCCGGCCCATCATTGCCGGGGAGCTGGCCAAGAGTGCCGCTCTGCAATCTTACTTCGACCACTGGGGCAACCGGTGCTACCTGTTTTCGGCCGAGTTGGGCAAGAATTTTCGGGTCGGGGCGTTCCAGCGGGGCGTGGTGCAGGATTTTGCCTTTGATGCCGGGGCATTCCAGCGCCTGGGCGGCCGTTACGTGCTGGCTGCCGCCCGCTTAGCTCACCCGGCCCGCAGCGGCCTGACTCCCCGCGGCGAATTTTCGGCTAGGAACGCGTACTGGCACCTGTATCTTTACGAAGTGCAGCCCTAG
- a CDS encoding LolA family protein encodes MKKVLALLALSVTMAHAASAQQDPKAGKILDQMSAKYQAMKAFKANFTQTLENDAAKVKENLTGDITVSGQKFRIKLNGQEIINNGQTMWTYMKAENEVNISDFDPDEQEVSPTQIFTLYKKGYKYTYVQETKEAGEACDVIELSPENKDNPVFKVRLTVSKVDKSVKSWKMFKKNGNRYTYTIRKFQPNPPIDATTFNFDKTKYKGVKVIDLR; translated from the coding sequence ATGAAAAAAGTACTCGCCCTGCTCGCCCTTTCGGTTACGATGGCCCACGCGGCCTCGGCTCAGCAGGACCCCAAAGCCGGCAAAATCCTGGATCAGATGAGTGCCAAGTACCAGGCGATGAAGGCTTTCAAAGCTAACTTCACGCAGACTCTGGAAAACGACGCGGCCAAAGTGAAAGAAAACCTGACCGGCGACATTACCGTCAGCGGCCAGAAATTCCGTATCAAGCTCAACGGTCAGGAAATCATCAACAACGGCCAGACCATGTGGACCTACATGAAGGCCGAAAACGAGGTGAACATCTCCGACTTCGACCCGGACGAGCAGGAAGTGTCGCCGACCCAGATTTTTACCCTCTACAAGAAGGGCTACAAATACACCTACGTCCAGGAAACTAAGGAAGCTGGGGAAGCCTGCGACGTGATTGAGCTCTCGCCCGAAAACAAGGACAACCCCGTGTTCAAGGTGCGGCTGACGGTAAGTAAGGTGGATAAGTCGGTGAAAAGCTGGAAGATGTTCAAAAAGAATGGCAACCGCTACACCTACACCATCCGCAAGTTCCAGCCCAACCCGCCGATTGATGCCACGACCTTCAACTTCGACAAAACCAAGTACAAAGGCGTAAAGGTTATCGACCTGCGCTAA
- a CDS encoding tetratricopeptide repeat protein, with protein MPLEDPANTNSLRCALSVIFRANFGRHTTNRYVRNARAYFQAAATAGNSIAMYWLGMLYYDGWGVEQNLTLALQWLQAAAEVGHRKAAYNLAVAHDNGIGLLKNRVQAFHYYSQAATAGDTDAMWALGQMYYCGEGVGQDLAKALRWYRTGARNGHATSMYHVGKCYLRGAGTKQSIPRAKYWYRRALHSGFSMGGAFGLGMCYWQQEPAADWSKAKYWFEKAAEQGSAGAMYNLGYLAECGCGQVENQADALFWYRKAAELGFEQALLKLAKLSGEEF; from the coding sequence ATGCCCCTAGAAGATCCAGCAAATACCAATAGTCTACGCTGTGCTTTGAGTGTAATCTTCCGAGCCAATTTCGGTCGTCATACCACCAACCGCTACGTGCGCAACGCCCGGGCTTACTTCCAAGCAGCCGCCACGGCCGGCAACAGCATAGCTATGTATTGGCTCGGAATGCTGTATTATGACGGCTGGGGAGTTGAACAAAACCTGACCCTTGCTCTACAATGGCTACAGGCGGCTGCGGAGGTTGGACATCGTAAGGCCGCATATAATCTTGCCGTAGCTCACGACAACGGCATAGGCTTGCTCAAAAACCGAGTACAGGCTTTTCACTATTATTCCCAAGCTGCTACTGCCGGCGACACCGACGCTATGTGGGCTCTGGGGCAGATGTATTATTGTGGGGAAGGTGTCGGGCAAGATTTGGCAAAAGCACTACGCTGGTATCGGACCGGGGCGCGGAATGGGCATGCTACATCCATGTACCACGTAGGGAAGTGTTACCTCAGAGGGGCCGGAACCAAGCAAAGTATACCCCGCGCCAAGTATTGGTACCGCCGGGCCTTACACAGTGGCTTCAGCATGGGCGGCGCCTTCGGCCTGGGTATGTGCTATTGGCAGCAGGAACCAGCAGCGGACTGGAGCAAAGCGAAGTACTGGTTTGAAAAAGCGGCGGAACAAGGCTCTGCGGGGGCTATGTACAACCTGGGATACTTGGCAGAATGTGGCTGTGGTCAAGTTGAAAATCAAGCAGACGCGCTATTCTGGTACCGAAAAGCTGCTGAACTCGGCTTTGAGCAAGCGCTGCTCAAATTAGCGAAGCTTTCGGGTGAAGAGTTCTAG